From Nicotiana tabacum cultivar K326 chromosome 22, ASM71507v2, whole genome shotgun sequence, one genomic window encodes:
- the LOC142176682 gene encoding uncharacterized protein LOC142176682, translated as MGGGMHETDMPSYSLGIYDTPGTSQVTPSGQFLIMGSDFQGVELGRYFPGPSTTDESRPIRDFDSGHRLSYGSSSHAQASCDAATDDYIQDPDTIMPSTGPDSTTDTCHPVPHPAIRRRLDDDDPDSVPGRQGMRLRPTATLRHTGCGTH; from the exons atgggaggtggcatgcatgagaccGACATGCCGTCTTACAGCCTTGGCATTTATGACACTCCAGGGACgtcgcaggtgaccccatcgggtcaattCTTGATCATGGGCTCGGATTTTCAAGGAGTGGAGTTGGGTAGATATTTCCCTGGCCCGTCTACCACTGATGAGTCTCGACCGATCCGAGATTTTGATAGTGGgcaccgactgagttatggcagctcatcacatgcgcag gcttcatgcgatgctgcgacagatgactacattcaggatccagacacgattatg ccttctactggacctgacagcaccaccgatacatgtcatcctgTGCCGCATCCGGCcataaggagacgacttgatgatgatgatcctgatagcgtacccgggcggcaggggatgcgcctcaggccaacggctactttgagacacaccggatgcgggacacattga
- the LOC107773436 gene encoding FRIGIDA-like protein 3: MEDTQSVATLMDSTTSKIHQLQKAFAELESHRAITLNLKWKQLEEHFDGLQRSLKRRFTELEEQEKEFETKIVQSKELLEKHQAAVVAKEQTSLERLQEKRDAAVSAIAVALEKQRKPYSAEPVVINNEDQGGPSFLEAKPMVSGTTENCTEDNRKRSENAIVEVKSYPELVKLCQDMDPEGLHKFISDNLKNLAAVREEIPIAFRAAGDPASLVLDSLKGFYPSEVSISDAKKDANLLGLRRTCIMLMECLSILLTTLEIDFVPSIISENVKEHAKSIAEDWKPKLDELDIDANNGNSLEAHAFLQLLDTFGINSNFNQDDLFKLLPMVSRRRQAADLCRSLGLSDRMPGVLDVLVSKGRHIDAVNLAFAFDLTERFSPVSLLKSHLDEATKASSHVKSGNASPTVQNDVNEKELAALKSVIKCIEDHKLQEQYPVDPLQKRILQLEKAKADKKRATEVVKPQTKRPRANGVGNGPRVANTATDKNFYARTTDRYPQYVYDRPYAYPVGTDTHVPSFLGSTAYNVLPGHGNFFGNGYHYQAAYLH, encoded by the exons ATGGAAGACACACAATCAGTTGCAACATTGATGGACTCTACGACCTCTAAGATACATCAACTACAGAAAGCATTTGCTGAGTTGGAAAGTCACCGTGCTATTACTCTCAATCTGAAATGGAAGCAACTCGAAGAACACTTTGATGGGCTACAGAGGTCCTTGAAAAGACGTTTCACTGAACTGGAAGAACAAGAGAAAGAGTTTGAAACAAAAATAGTTCAGTCTAAAGAGCTATTAGAGAAGCATCAAGCAGCTGTTGTTGCTAAGGAGCAAACTTCACTTGAGAGGCTCCAGGAGAAAAGAGATGCAGCTGTCTCTGCTATTGCTGTTGCTCTGGAGAAACAAAGGAAGCCTTATTCTGCAGAACCTGTAGTTATTAATAATGAGGATCAAGGTGGCCCATCTTTTCTAGAGGCAAAGCCCATGGTTTCTGGGACAACTGAGAATTGTACAGAGGATAATAGAAAACGGTCTGAGAATGCAATTGTGGAAGTCAAGTCTTATCCAGAGCTAGTGAAACTATGCCAAGACATGGATCCAGAAGGCCTCCATAAATTTATATCAGACAACCTCAAGAACCTAGCTGCTGTAAGGGAGGAGATTCCAATTGCTTTTAGAGCTGCAGGTGACCCTGCCTCTCTGGTTCTGGACTCACTCAAGGGTTTCTACCCCTCAGAAGTGTCAATTTCAGATGCTAAAAAAGATGCAAATCTGTTAGGCCTTCGACGAACTTGTATTATGCTGATGGAATGCCTTAGCATTTTATTAACCACGCTGGAAATCGATTTTGTTCCAAGTATAATATCTGAAAATGTAAAGGAACATGCAAAATCAATAGCTGAGGACTGGAAACCTAAGTTAGATGAACTTGATATTGATGCAAATAACGGGAATTCCTTGGAGGCTCATGCATTCTTACAGCTTCTAGATACTTTTGGTATTAATTCCAACTTCAACCAGGATGACTTATTCAAGCTACTTCCAATGGTTTCACGTCGTCGGCAAGCTGCTGACCTCTGCCGTTCTCTTGGACTGTCTGACAGAATGCCAG GTGTTCTTGATGtcttggttagcaaaggaaggcATATAGATGCTGTTAATCTAGCTTTTGCCTTTGATCTGACTGAGCGATTCTCACCTGTTTCTTTACTGAAATCCCACTTGGACGAAGCAACTAAAGCATCTTCACATGTCAAATCTGGAAACGCTTCGCCTACTGTACAG AATGATGTCAATGAGAAGGAACTGGCAGCTCTAAAGTCTGTAATTAAATGCATTGAAGACCATAAGCTTCAGGAGCAATACCCAGTGGATCCCCTCCAGAAAAGGATTCTCCAGTTGGAGAAAGCAAAGGCAGACAAGAAAAGGGCAACTGAAGTTGTGAAACCTCAAACCAAGAGACCTCGTGCCAATGGTGTTGGGAATGGACCCCGAGTAGCTAACACTGCCACTGACAAGAACTTCTATGCTAGGACGACTGATAGGTACCCGCAATATGTGTATGACAGACCATATGCTTACCCCGTTGGAACTGACACCCATGTTCCATCATTTTTGGGTAGCACTGCTTACAACGTTCTCCCTGGGCATGGAAACTTCTTTGGAAATGGCTACCATTATCAGGCTGCTTACCTGCACTAA